A window from Flavobacterium sp. 83 encodes these proteins:
- the pgmB gene encoding beta-phosphoglucomutase, whose protein sequence is MNNKKAFIFDLDGVIVDTAKYHYLAWQKIANELNIDFTLEHNELLKGVSRVRSLDIILELGKVEASQEDKDKWLVQKNEDYLSYLVDMDESEILPGVFPVLQFLKENGQPIALGSASKNARPILEKTGILSYFDVIVDGNDVTNAKPDPEVFLIAAKLLNTNPEDAIVFEDSVAGIQAANIGKMTSIGIGEESILHEAKFIFKDFTEIHTDFIEELIKE, encoded by the coding sequence ATGAATAATAAAAAAGCATTCATATTTGACCTCGATGGAGTGATTGTAGACACAGCAAAATATCATTATTTAGCTTGGCAAAAAATCGCAAATGAATTAAATATTGATTTCACACTGGAACACAATGAATTATTAAAAGGAGTCAGCCGCGTGCGTTCTTTGGATATTATATTAGAATTAGGAAAAGTGGAAGCTTCGCAAGAAGACAAAGACAAATGGTTAGTTCAAAAAAATGAGGATTATTTATCCTATTTGGTTGACATGGATGAAAGCGAAATTCTTCCAGGGGTTTTTCCAGTTTTACAATTTCTAAAAGAAAATGGCCAACCAATCGCATTGGGTTCTGCCAGCAAAAATGCCAGACCAATATTAGAAAAAACAGGAATCCTTTCCTATTTTGATGTTATTGTAGATGGAAATGATGTTACTAATGCAAAACCTGATCCAGAAGTTTTCTTGATTGCAGCTAAATTATTAAATACAAATCCAGAAGACGCTATTGTTTTTGAAGATTCAGTTGCGGGTATTCAAGCAGCTAATATTGGAAAAATGACGAGTATAGGAATTGGTGAAGAATCCATTTTGCATGAAGCAAAATTTATCTTCAAAGACTTTACCGAAATACATACTGATTTTATAGAAGAATTAATTAAAGAATAA
- a CDS encoding glycoside hydrolase family 65 protein — protein sequence MNQDYIKPDNWSIIEEGFDVESVKSSESLFSIGNGAMGQRANFEETYTGETFQGSYIAGIYYPDKTKVGWWKNGYPEYFAKVLNAPNWIGIDIEINGEKLDLNTCSEVKNFRRELNMKEGWYNRSFEATLKNGTEISVNIRRFLSIVLDEVGLINYEITPLNKDSKIVYKPYIDAGVTNEDANWEEKFWEPLDVKKSGNEAFVTAQTFKTHFKVTTFMQNSILNNGEKTAISPSNIDATTDRIQFSYDVIVAQGQKSSIQKIGGYTVSLNHDNTVIAAEKVIQSALALGYDKMLQDQIDAWAKIWEMSDITIEGDVKAQQGIRFNIFQLNQTYLGKDSRLNIGPKGFTGEKYGGSTYWDTEAYCIPFYMATKDQEVARNLLTYRYNQLDKAIENAAKLGFTNGAALYPMVTMNGEECHNEWEITFEEIHRNGAIAFAIYNFYRYTGDYSYIPEKGLEVLIGIARFWHQRANFSTNLNQYVILGVTGPNEYENNVNNNFYTNYIAKWCLEYTYEQIQKVSLEYPSDHKRITEKVKISDSELQSWKKVSDNMYFPFSEEHNVYLQQDGFLDKDLVRVADLDKSQRPINQKWSWDRILRSPYIKQADVLQCFYFFEDHFSKEELKNNFEFYESFTVHESSLSPCVHSIQAALLGKMDMAYTFYLRTSRLDLDDYNKEVEEGCHITSMAGTWMSIVEGFGGMRIKDDMLHFSPKIPKEWNGYSFKINFRNQILKVAINHKETTFSIDGNKELAIVVNGKNIIVTAENLVTV from the coding sequence ATGAATCAAGATTATATAAAACCAGACAATTGGTCTATCATAGAAGAAGGATTTGATGTAGAAAGTGTGAAATCATCTGAGAGTCTGTTCAGTATTGGTAACGGAGCGATGGGTCAGCGTGCTAATTTTGAAGAAACCTATACTGGAGAAACATTTCAGGGAAGTTATATTGCAGGAATTTATTATCCGGATAAAACCAAAGTAGGCTGGTGGAAAAACGGTTATCCCGAATATTTTGCTAAGGTTTTAAATGCGCCAAACTGGATTGGAATCGATATCGAAATCAACGGAGAAAAACTGGATTTGAACACCTGTTCCGAAGTTAAAAATTTTCGCCGTGAATTGAATATGAAAGAAGGTTGGTACAATCGTTCTTTTGAAGCGACTTTGAAAAACGGAACGGAGATTTCGGTAAACATTCGTCGTTTTCTTTCTATCGTTTTGGATGAAGTGGGACTTATTAATTACGAAATCACTCCTTTAAATAAAGATTCAAAAATAGTTTACAAACCCTATATCGATGCTGGTGTAACCAATGAAGATGCTAACTGGGAAGAAAAATTCTGGGAACCTCTTGATGTGAAAAAATCTGGAAATGAAGCTTTTGTAACGGCTCAAACGTTTAAAACCCATTTCAAAGTAACCACTTTCATGCAAAATAGCATTTTGAATAATGGTGAAAAAACGGCTATTTCTCCTTCAAATATTGATGCAACTACTGATAGAATTCAATTTAGTTATGATGTAATTGTGGCTCAAGGCCAAAAATCATCTATCCAAAAAATTGGTGGTTACACGGTTTCCTTAAACCATGACAATACTGTTATTGCTGCTGAGAAAGTAATTCAATCCGCCTTAGCGTTAGGATATGATAAAATGCTACAAGACCAAATTGATGCTTGGGCAAAAATCTGGGAAATGTCGGACATTACCATTGAGGGCGATGTAAAAGCACAACAAGGAATTCGTTTCAATATTTTTCAGTTAAATCAAACCTATTTAGGTAAAGATTCCCGTTTGAATATTGGACCAAAAGGATTTACAGGCGAGAAATACGGTGGTTCTACCTATTGGGATACCGAAGCGTATTGCATTCCGTTTTATATGGCTACCAAAGACCAAGAAGTAGCCCGAAATTTATTGACATACCGCTACAATCAATTGGACAAGGCAATTGAAAATGCTGCGAAATTAGGATTTACTAACGGGGCTGCCTTGTATCCAATGGTAACAATGAATGGAGAAGAATGCCATAACGAATGGGAAATTACTTTTGAAGAAATTCATAGAAATGGCGCTATCGCATTTGCCATTTATAATTTTTACAGGTACACTGGTGACTATAGTTACATTCCTGAAAAAGGATTAGAAGTGTTAATAGGAATCGCTCGTTTCTGGCATCAAAGAGCCAACTTCTCGACTAATTTAAATCAATACGTAATTCTTGGCGTTACGGGGCCAAATGAATACGAGAATAACGTAAACAATAATTTCTACACGAATTATATTGCAAAATGGTGTTTGGAATATACCTACGAACAAATTCAAAAAGTGTCCCTAGAATATCCTTCAGATCACAAAAGAATTACTGAGAAAGTAAAAATATCGGATTCGGAATTGCAATCTTGGAAAAAAGTATCTGATAATATGTACTTCCCTTTTTCGGAAGAACACAATGTGTACTTGCAACAAGACGGTTTCTTGGACAAAGATTTGGTTCGCGTAGCTGATTTGGATAAAAGCCAAAGACCAATCAATCAAAAATGGTCTTGGGATAGAATTTTACGTTCGCCTTATATCAAACAAGCCGATGTTTTACAGTGTTTTTATTTCTTTGAAGATCATTTTTCTAAAGAAGAACTGAAAAATAATTTTGAATTCTATGAATCCTTCACAGTTCACGAAAGTTCGCTTTCGCCTTGCGTACACTCGATTCAAGCAGCTTTATTAGGCAAAATGGATATGGCGTACACGTTCTATTTGAGAACTTCACGCCTAGATTTAGATGATTATAATAAAGAAGTGGAAGAAGGGTGTCATATTACATCTATGGCAGGAACTTGGATGAGTATTGTTGAAGGTTTTGGAGGAATGAGAATTAAAGACGATATGCTCCATTTTTCTCCAAAAATACCAAAAGAATGGAACGGGTACTCCTTTAAAATAAATTTCAGAAACCAAATTTTGAAAGTGGCTATAAACCACAAGGAAACAACATTTTCAATAGATGGCAACAAGGAATTAGCGATAGTTGTAAACGGTAAAAACATAATTGTAACAGCCGAAAATCTGGTTACTGTTTAA